A single Chiloscyllium punctatum isolate Juve2018m chromosome 14, sChiPun1.3, whole genome shotgun sequence DNA region contains:
- the ost4 gene encoding dolichyl-diphosphooligosaccharide--protein glycosyltransferase subunit 4, whose product MITDVQLAIFANMLGVSLFLLVVLYHYVAVNNPKKLE is encoded by the coding sequence atgatcacagatgtgcagttGGCAATCTTTGCCAATATGTTGGGGGTATCCCTTTTCCTCCTTGTTGTCTTATATCATTATGTTGCTGTAAATAACCCCAAAAAGCTGGAATAG